TTTGCCATAAAATAAATTTTTGCCGTCTTTCCAAACTGATTGATGTACGTGCATACCGCTTCCGTTATCGCCATAAAGCGGTTTTGGCATAAATGTAGCAGTCTTTCCGTTTAGGTGGGCTACCATTTTAACTACGTATTTATAAATTTGCACGTTATCGGCAGCTTCAACTAAAGTGCCAAATTTCACGCCTATCTCGCCTTGTCCTTGAGCCACTTCGTGATGTACGACAAAAGTTTCAAGTCCAACTTGCTCAAGCACCTGAACCATCTCTGCACGCAAATCTACCATGCTGTCTATAGGCTGGGTTGCTAGATATCCTCCCTTTGTGCGAGGACGATGACCTGTATTATAGCTATCTTTAAAGTCTCTTGCATCGTTCCAGACTCCCTCTTCAGTGTCCACTTCAAACATTGCACAGTTTGGCTGATCTATGATTTTAACGTTATCAAATACGAAAAATTCATTTTCTGGTCCAAAGTACGCCACATCCCCCATGCCACTTTCTTTTACATATGACATTGCTTTTTTTGCGATTGAACGCGGACATTTTTCATACATTTGATCTTTATAAATATCAAATACATCGCAAAATACTACAGCGGTAATATCTGCTGTAAATGGATCTAAAAACGCACTTTCTGCCTCAAGTTTTAAAATCATATCCGATTTATCAATAGGTTGCCAACCGCCTGTAGAGCTAGCGTCAAAAGGAATTCCGTTGATAAAATGATCTTTTTCAACCGCCTTTACATTATAAGTTAGGCTGTGCCATGCGCCGTTTATGTCGGTGTATCTAAAATCTATAAATTTGACTTCATTTTCTTTGCAAAATTCAAAAAAGTGATCGATACTCTTTACAAATTTACCCATTTTTATATCTCCTTAAAATTTAATCTCGTAATTTTATCATATTTAATTGTATTTAAGTTTAATTTAATACTAATTCTTTACCCTATTGAAAAATGATCAAATTTCTACTAAAAATTTATCCCTATTTTTAAAACAAGCACATTTGTTTATCCCTAAATTTTTAGCTATATCTTCACACTTTTGTCCGTTTAGTCCAACCTGATTTTTTGCGTGAGCATCTGAGCCAAAAGTAAGTGTAATGCCGTTACTTACAATCTCTTCAAGTAGCAAATTTGACGGATATTGTTCTCCGATAGGTTTTCTAAATCCGGCCGCATTTATTTCTACTGTTAAATTTGCTTTTTTTATTTCTTTTATAGCATTTTTTGCTATTAA
This Campylobacter sp. RM16192 DNA region includes the following protein-coding sequences:
- the glnA gene encoding type I glutamate--ammonia ligase, which codes for MGKFVKSIDHFFEFCKENEVKFIDFRYTDINGAWHSLTYNVKAVEKDHFINGIPFDASSTGGWQPIDKSDMILKLEAESAFLDPFTADITAVVFCDVFDIYKDQMYEKCPRSIAKKAMSYVKESGMGDVAYFGPENEFFVFDNVKIIDQPNCAMFEVDTEEGVWNDARDFKDSYNTGHRPRTKGGYLATQPIDSMVDLRAEMVQVLEQVGLETFVVHHEVAQGQGEIGVKFGTLVEAADNVQIYKYVVKMVAHLNGKTATFMPKPLYGDNGSGMHVHQSVWKDGKNLFYGKGNYANLSDFARWYIGGILHHARSVAAFTNPSTNSYKRLIPGFEAPSILTYSSQNRSASVRIPYGSGEKSVRAEIRFPDSTANPYLAFSAMLMAGLDGVKNKFEPVGPMDENLFKLHLDEIREKGIEQLPHTLRGSLEALIRDNEYLSPIMTDVFIDAFQHYKFETQVWPYEARPTAYEFKTCYSC